A stretch of Paenibacillus sp. URB8-2 DNA encodes these proteins:
- a CDS encoding MFS transporter, with amino-acid sequence MSIEAPLTQTEARAGRGLLGNKIFIRVYTAYALAEFGSWFDSLAIQVLVAYRWQVGPLMLALIPVSLALPGIVLGSVAGVAADRLNKLKLMRLCDLLTAVLTAAVLLAPGILWLLPLLALRSAVSALNVPAQQSLTRSIVREDQLLQAASLNGFVTQGSKIAGPLLGGVALAALSPAWCIALNACMRLFSYVLLLSVKNADAKGSTGADMDVKMKAGDQADVKSREQNTGGQPLSARSMWKEGWSFIFRSRLLRNTMLFGLLGALSIQMVDFQFASLFRTLAPDKEYLLGWLVSAAGAGAVLTIAAMNKVGRGASYGARLGGGYALIGAAIGGLGLLPIGVSPLPVLLLGLIMGAGNGMFMIAFNYCLQKETPPHMTGRVFGIQSMVLSAVMIVAPLLGGALVDLAGPRRIFAGFGLVIALIGAAGMLLGRLLWPAKKKENRATAASFNAGSQND; translated from the coding sequence ATGAGTATCGAAGCCCCATTGACCCAAACGGAGGCACGCGCCGGGCGTGGCCTGCTTGGCAACAAAATCTTTATACGCGTATATACGGCATATGCGTTAGCGGAATTTGGCAGCTGGTTCGACAGTCTGGCGATTCAGGTGCTGGTCGCCTACCGCTGGCAGGTCGGTCCGCTCATGCTGGCGCTCATTCCCGTCAGTCTGGCGCTGCCGGGCATTGTGCTTGGCTCTGTGGCGGGAGTGGCCGCCGACCGGCTGAACAAGCTGAAGCTGATGCGCCTGTGCGATCTGCTTACCGCCGTGCTTACCGCTGCGGTGCTGTTGGCTCCCGGCATACTCTGGCTGCTGCCGCTGCTTGCGCTGCGGTCGGCCGTCTCCGCGCTGAATGTGCCGGCTCAGCAGTCGCTCACCCGAAGCATTGTCCGAGAGGACCAGCTGCTGCAAGCCGCTTCTCTTAACGGCTTCGTCACGCAGGGCTCCAAAATCGCCGGTCCCCTGCTGGGCGGAGTGGCCCTGGCAGCCCTCTCGCCCGCCTGGTGCATTGCGCTGAATGCCTGCATGAGGCTGTTTTCGTATGTGCTGCTGCTGTCCGTAAAGAACGCTGATGCAAAAGGGAGCACGGGCGCAGATATGGATGTAAAGATGAAAGCAGGGGACCAAGCTGACGTGAAATCAAGAGAACAAAATACCGGCGGACAGCCGCTTTCGGCTCGGTCAATGTGGAAGGAAGGTTGGAGCTTTATTTTCCGCAGCAGGCTGCTGCGCAATACGATGCTGTTCGGTCTGCTGGGCGCCTTGTCGATCCAGATGGTTGATTTTCAGTTCGCCAGTCTGTTCCGCACTCTTGCCCCGGATAAGGAATATCTGCTCGGCTGGCTGGTGTCGGCGGCGGGGGCGGGAGCGGTGCTGACGATCGCCGCCATGAACAAGGTGGGGCGCGGCGCAAGTTACGGCGCCAGATTGGGTGGTGGCTATGCGCTGATCGGCGCGGCCATCGGAGGGCTGGGCCTGCTTCCGATTGGCGTCTCCCCGCTTCCCGTGCTGCTGCTGGGACTGATTATGGGCGCCGGAAACGGGATGTTCATGATCGCCTTCAATTACTGCCTGCAAAAAGAAACGCCTCCACATATGACGGGCAGGGTATTCGGAATTCAGAGCATGGTGCTGAGTGCCGTAATGATTGTCGCTCCGCTGCTGGGCGGCGCGCTGGTCGATCTGGCGGGACCGCGGCGAATCTTCGCCGGCTTCGGCCTCGTGATCGCGCTGATCGGTGCGGCGGGAATGCTTCTCGGGCGCTTGCTGTGGCCGGCAAAGAAGAAGGAAAACAGGGCAACAGCTGCAAGCTTCAATGCAGGTTCACAGAATGATTAA
- a CDS encoding zinc-dependent alcohol dehydrogenase, with protein MKAVTYQGIKNIAVKEVPDPEIEKPDDMIVRLTSTAICGSDLHLIHGMIPNLQEDYVIGHEPMGIVEEVGSGVTKLKKGDRVIIPFNIACGECFYCKNHLESQCDHSNENGEIGAYFGYSGTTGGYPGGQAEYLRVPFANFTHFKIPKSCEESDEKLCLIADAMTTAFWSIDNAGVKDGDTVIVLGCGPVGLLAQKFAWLKGAKRVIAVDYVDYRLRHAKLTNKVEIVNFEEQQNIGNHLKELTKGGADVVIDAVGMDGKMSDLEFLASGLKLQGGTLSPLVIASQAVRKGGTIQITGVYGGRYNGFPLGDIMQRNINIRSGQAPVIHYMPYMYELVTSGKVDPGDIITHVIPLSDAKRGYEVFDTKTDDCIKVILKP; from the coding sequence ATGAAGGCCGTAACGTATCAAGGCATTAAAAATATTGCCGTAAAAGAGGTCCCGGACCCTGAAATAGAGAAGCCTGACGACATGATTGTCAGATTGACCAGCACGGCCATCTGCGGCTCCGACCTCCACCTGATCCACGGGATGATTCCCAATCTTCAGGAGGATTATGTCATCGGGCATGAGCCTATGGGAATTGTGGAAGAGGTTGGCTCCGGAGTAACCAAGCTGAAGAAAGGCGACCGGGTGATTATTCCGTTCAACATCGCCTGCGGAGAGTGCTTTTACTGTAAAAACCATCTGGAAAGCCAATGCGACCATTCCAACGAAAACGGGGAAATCGGCGCGTATTTCGGCTACTCCGGAACAACTGGCGGGTATCCTGGCGGACAAGCCGAGTATTTACGCGTTCCTTTCGCGAACTTTACCCACTTCAAAATCCCCAAAAGCTGTGAAGAATCGGATGAAAAGCTCTGCCTGATAGCCGATGCGATGACGACCGCGTTCTGGAGCATCGACAACGCCGGTGTGAAGGATGGAGATACCGTGATCGTACTGGGCTGCGGCCCGGTGGGACTTCTTGCCCAGAAGTTTGCCTGGCTGAAAGGCGCAAAAAGGGTCATAGCCGTCGACTACGTCGATTACCGCCTGCGGCATGCAAAGCTTACGAATAAAGTGGAAATTGTCAATTTCGAGGAGCAGCAAAATATCGGCAACCACCTCAAGGAGCTTACCAAAGGCGGAGCCGATGTCGTGATTGACGCCGTCGGAATGGACGGAAAAATGAGCGATCTGGAATTCCTCGCAAGCGGCCTCAAGCTGCAAGGCGGAACATTGAGTCCTCTGGTCATCGCGTCTCAAGCGGTACGCAAAGGCGGAACGATCCAAATAACAGGAGTATATGGCGGGCGCTATAACGGGTTTCCGCTTGGCGATATCATGCAGCGCAACATCAACATCCGCTCCGGACAGGCTCCTGTTATTCATTATATGCCCTATATGTACGAGCTGGTAACCTCCGGTAAAGTGGACCCGGGAGACATTATTACGCACGTCATTCCGCTTAGCGATGCGAAGCGCGGCTATGAGGTCTTCGACACGAAGACGGACGATTGCATTAAAGTGATTCTAAAACCGTAA
- a CDS encoding spore coat protein, whose product MNPILERMTGMNTLTDEVIAMDFLITAKSGVRNYAMAVTECATPEFKSVLIKQLEEAIDLYELIADYTVRRGLYHPYNLKDQVQLDLQNIETALNIPS is encoded by the coding sequence ATGAACCCGATCCTGGAACGCATGACAGGGATGAATACCCTGACCGATGAAGTTATTGCCATGGATTTTCTGATCACTGCCAAAAGCGGAGTCCGAAACTACGCCATGGCCGTCACCGAATGCGCCACGCCTGAATTCAAATCCGTTCTGATCAAGCAGCTTGAAGAAGCCATAGACCTGTATGAATTGATTGCCGATTATACGGTGCGGCGAGGCTTGTATCACCCATACAATCTTAAAGATCAAGTTCAACTGGATCTGCAAAACATTGAGACCGCTCTAAATATTCCGTCCTGA
- a CDS encoding glycosyltransferase family 8 protein translates to MIELVLTINDRDGSYTEHAGVVLASIFSNTQQTINVHIVHDDSLSDENKLRLTQLVDAFHHNIFFYHVAIPGDFLEVAAGVNKIDYWTIASMYRLLLPQIIQADRVIYLDCDILVNMDINELWSVDLGGRYLGAVRDQGVNLMEYFVSLGLNAELYFNSGVILFHLNNIRSRETWYQEMLGFMRTFPSITMPDQDILNALYSLNYVQLDLRFNTFAHPELDLENKIVHFAGDGKWWNEDSPAAPLYQKFLAMTPWAPGFIPAPAPVPESIIPLDPPPPPQEEQSIAPPEPPAPEIQIPDPPVLEIPAPQVEVPEIAPVKPHGRKRRRLVRLRRRLRLRRKLRLRRRLRLRLKKFRLIRAKYRSRKRVKLLKRRRAAKSKALKPARKRLRRVRTIHTSRSKRPLKRTS, encoded by the coding sequence ATGATTGAGCTGGTTCTGACAATCAACGATAGGGACGGAAGCTACACAGAGCATGCGGGTGTTGTTCTTGCATCCATTTTCTCCAATACCCAGCAAACGATCAATGTCCACATTGTCCATGATGATTCACTAAGCGATGAGAACAAGTTAAGACTTACTCAGCTCGTGGATGCGTTTCATCACAACATCTTTTTTTATCATGTTGCAATTCCCGGAGATTTTCTTGAAGTTGCGGCCGGCGTGAATAAAATCGACTATTGGACAATAGCCAGTATGTACCGTCTGCTGCTCCCCCAGATTATTCAGGCTGACAGGGTTATTTATCTGGACTGCGACATTCTGGTCAATATGGATATTAACGAATTGTGGAGTGTTGATCTGGGAGGAAGGTATTTAGGCGCAGTTCGGGATCAGGGCGTAAATTTAATGGAGTACTTTGTTTCGCTTGGGCTTAACGCGGAGCTGTATTTTAACTCGGGAGTCATTCTGTTTCATTTGAACAATATCCGCAGCAGAGAGACCTGGTATCAAGAAATGCTCGGTTTCATGCGCACTTTTCCGTCGATAACGATGCCTGACCAGGATATTCTGAATGCCCTGTACAGCTTAAACTATGTGCAGCTAGATCTGCGGTTTAATACGTTCGCTCACCCCGAGCTCGATTTGGAGAATAAAATAGTACATTTCGCCGGGGACGGAAAATGGTGGAATGAAGATTCGCCCGCTGCGCCGCTCTACCAAAAATTTCTTGCCATGACCCCCTGGGCCCCGGGATTTATACCAGCACCTGCTCCTGTCCCGGAATCAATCATTCCGTTAGACCCGCCGCCCCCGCCGCAGGAAGAACAGTCGATTGCGCCGCCGGAGCCGCCCGCTCCGGAAATTCAGATTCCCGATCCGCCGGTTCTTGAAATCCCCGCCCCGCAAGTGGAAGTACCGGAGATAGCTCCCGTGAAGCCGCACGGACGGAAACGCCGTAGATTGGTTCGGTTACGGAGAAGATTGAGACTGAGAAGGAAATTACGGCTGCGGCGAAGATTAAGACTGAGACTGAAAAAGTTCAGATTGATTCGCGCGAAATACCGTTCCCGTAAGCGGGTAAAACTGCTCAAGCGTCGGCGCGCAGCGAAGAGTAAAGCCCTGAAACCGGCCAGAAAGAGGCTGCGGCGGGTCAGAACCATTCACACATCCCGTTCGAAGCGTCCATTGAAACGCACCTCATAA
- a CDS encoding spore gernimation protein GerQ: MTAQILAPHESMELHEALNFKTLCLAKSKLMQGIVFDQELKDLMQKDVEQSIQAIAELQAVYARAPFQAPVPTNRPTPILN, encoded by the coding sequence ATGACTGCACAAATTCTGGCGCCGCATGAATCGATGGAACTTCACGAAGCGCTTAATTTTAAAACGCTCTGCTTGGCCAAATCCAAGCTTATGCAGGGAATCGTGTTTGATCAGGAGCTCAAAGACTTGATGCAAAAAGATGTCGAGCAGTCCATCCAGGCAATTGCGGAGCTGCAGGCCGTCTATGCCAGAGCTCCTTTCCAGGCACCCGTCCCTACCAATCGTCCCACGCCCATTCTAAACTAG
- a CDS encoding spore coat protein: MNPDYLDPINALNMPEMADTTFAMDFLIRAKEGVRNTAIALTETASLDARALLRNQLRQGIAMHQEISDLMMRKKWFHPYELNEQYQLDQLSANNTVMIGQMNLFPDDTRRKGLFDRTPDEHLRGTQA; encoded by the coding sequence ATGAACCCGGATTATTTAGACCCGATAAACGCGTTAAATATGCCGGAAATGGCGGACACTACCTTTGCCATGGACTTCCTTATTCGTGCCAAAGAGGGAGTAAGAAATACGGCGATTGCTCTCACCGAGACGGCTTCTCTGGATGCAAGAGCGCTGCTGCGCAATCAATTGAGACAAGGAATCGCGATGCACCAGGAGATTTCCGACCTCATGATGCGCAAGAAATGGTTCCATCCTTATGAACTTAATGAGCAATACCAGCTGGACCAGCTCTCGGCGAACAACACGGTCATGATCGGGCAAATGAATTTGTTCCCGGATGATACGCGGCGCAAAGGCTTGTTCGACAGGACGCCGGATGAACACCTTAGGGGGACTCAGGCATGA